The following are from one region of the Actinoplanes sp. L3-i22 genome:
- a CDS encoding helix-turn-helix domain-containing protein, translating to MTAGLSPDMFDDACPTTVMPFRIGDKWTAMVVLCLEQGPRRFNELRVPLRRVTPKVLAETLRSMERDGLLTRSAYDENPPRVEYSLTPLGRSLLTLVDAARTWCTAHMPDLIAARAAFTDRP from the coding sequence ATGACTGCCGGCTTGAGCCCCGACATGTTCGACGACGCCTGCCCGACGACCGTGATGCCGTTCCGGATCGGCGACAAGTGGACCGCGATGGTGGTGCTCTGCCTGGAGCAGGGCCCGCGCCGCTTCAACGAACTGCGGGTCCCGCTGCGCCGGGTCACCCCGAAGGTCCTCGCCGAGACCCTGCGCTCGATGGAACGCGACGGCCTGCTGACCCGCTCCGCGTACGACGAGAATCCACCCCGCGTCGAGTACTCGCTCACCCCGCTGGGCCGCAGCCTCCTCACCCTGGTCGACGCCGCCCGCACCTGGTGCACCGCCCACATGCCCGACCTGATCGCCGCCCGCGCCGCCTTCACCGACCGCCCCTGA
- a CDS encoding NAD(P)-dependent oxidoreductase, with amino-acid sequence MSSIAIFGAAGRAGRAIVTEALSRGHTVTAVVRDPARHPDLDGRVVRGDITDPESVAAVLSGQDAAVNAVSPASGPEELARLELNPGFFADAVDALVASKVPRIVAIGLFSNLRGADPLPEQFRAFADAHTAGLTRLRESDADWVMLTPPALLTLDRPRLGGYRLGGDEAVPGHLSYADLAVAVVDQIEEPTLHGERAAIFNVD; translated from the coding sequence ATGAGCAGCATCGCCATCTTCGGCGCGGCCGGCCGCGCCGGCCGGGCCATCGTCACCGAGGCCCTGAGTCGTGGGCACACCGTCACCGCCGTGGTCCGGGATCCGGCCCGCCACCCCGATCTGGACGGCCGCGTCGTCCGCGGCGACATCACCGACCCGGAGTCGGTGGCCGCTGTCCTGAGTGGCCAGGACGCCGCCGTCAACGCCGTCAGCCCGGCCTCCGGCCCGGAGGAGCTGGCCAGGCTGGAGCTGAACCCCGGCTTCTTCGCCGATGCCGTGGACGCGCTGGTCGCCTCGAAGGTGCCCCGGATCGTCGCGATCGGCCTGTTCAGCAACCTGCGCGGCGCCGATCCCCTGCCCGAGCAGTTCCGGGCGTTCGCCGACGCGCACACCGCCGGCCTGACCCGGCTCCGGGAGTCGGACGCCGACTGGGTGATGCTGACCCCGCCGGCGCTGCTCACGCTGGACCGTCCGCGGCTCGGCGGCTACCGGCTGGGCGGGGACGAGGCGGTACCGGGGCACCTGTCGTACGCCGATCTCGCCGTTGCCGTTGTCGATCAGATCGAGGAACCGACCCTGCACGGCGAACGCGCGGCGATCTTCAACGTGGACTGA
- a CDS encoding VOC family protein: MNFVSTRVITADVARLIAFYEQITGIPAKSFTPEFAEINTGAATLAIAGASTVPGFVRPDEKILEFLVDDVDAIQAEPIMPPTTMPWGNRSMLVRDPDGTLVNLFTPVTPEAKRKFAR, from the coding sequence ATGAACTTCGTATCGACCCGAGTCATCACCGCCGACGTCGCCCGCCTGATCGCGTTCTACGAGCAGATCACCGGCATCCCGGCGAAGAGCTTCACGCCCGAGTTCGCCGAGATCAACACCGGCGCGGCGACCCTGGCCATCGCCGGCGCGTCGACCGTTCCCGGTTTCGTCCGCCCGGACGAGAAGATCCTCGAATTCCTGGTCGACGACGTCGACGCGATCCAGGCCGAGCCGATCATGCCGCCCACCACGATGCCGTGGGGAAACCGATCGATGCTGGTCCGTGACCCGGACGGCACCCTGGTCAACCTGTTCACCCCGGTCACCCCGGAGGCGAAGCGCAAGTTCGCCCGCTGA
- a CDS encoding TetR/AcrR family transcriptional regulator yields the protein MRSDARRNRDLVLAAARAEFTEHGAAASLNRIAQRAGVGPGTLYRHFPSVQALLVAIIQADVAALCERGQVLLDHAHPGAALREWLRAVAVHASAMRGFVAVEVLGSGGDPGLAECHDRIREAGGRLLRRAGGDADIDDVLTAVNAVAWANEQLPADPARLDRLLALIMRGLPAAERSDR from the coding sequence ATGAGAAGCGACGCCCGCCGCAATCGCGACCTCGTCCTGGCCGCCGCCCGCGCCGAGTTCACCGAGCACGGCGCCGCCGCCTCGCTGAACCGGATCGCCCAGCGGGCCGGGGTCGGCCCGGGAACGCTCTACCGGCACTTCCCGTCGGTGCAGGCGTTGCTGGTCGCGATCATCCAGGCGGACGTGGCGGCGCTGTGCGAGCGCGGCCAGGTCCTGCTCGACCACGCGCACCCCGGCGCCGCGCTCCGGGAGTGGCTGCGCGCGGTGGCCGTCCACGCGTCGGCGATGCGCGGCTTCGTCGCCGTCGAGGTGCTCGGCAGCGGCGGCGACCCGGGCCTGGCCGAGTGCCACGACCGGATCCGCGAGGCCGGCGGGCGCCTGCTGCGCCGGGCCGGCGGCGACGCCGACATCGACGACGTGCTGACCGCGGTCAACGCCGTGGCCTGGGCGAACGAGCAGCTGCCGGCCGACCCCGCCCGGTTGGACCGCCTGCTGGCGCTGATCATGCGGGGCCTGCCCGCCGCGGAGCGGTCAGACCGGTGA
- a CDS encoding zinc-binding dehydrogenase, which yields MLAGRLHVSTGKFAVEEVDEPHAGPGEVRIAVRAAGVCLSDVHLIQGILKPLYLTGDSVTLGHETAGVIDEVGAGVTGLTVGERVLLQAGEITGGKVLTRGVDYDGGWAQYAVSSAATVVPIPDTLSFEQACFIPDAVSTPWAAITATAGVQPARAVGVWGVGGLGAHAVQLLRMIGAAPIVAVDPLPGARERALQFGADLALDPADPEFADLVGEATGGTGLAFAFDFAGVAPVRVQASRSLARWGKLILVGLTDQPLTIPDGTRFSFLEQQVRGHYGSGPESVLELLKLVALNRLEFSRSVSGIMPLTQAAEAVRQLDEKEGNPIRLILVP from the coding sequence ATGCTGGCTGGCCGTCTGCACGTGTCCACCGGGAAGTTCGCCGTCGAGGAGGTGGACGAGCCGCACGCCGGTCCCGGCGAGGTCCGGATCGCGGTGCGCGCCGCCGGGGTGTGCCTCTCCGACGTGCACCTGATCCAGGGCATCCTCAAGCCGCTCTACCTGACCGGCGACAGCGTCACCCTGGGGCACGAGACGGCCGGCGTGATCGACGAGGTCGGTGCCGGCGTCACCGGGCTCACCGTCGGCGAACGGGTGCTGCTGCAGGCCGGCGAGATCACCGGCGGCAAGGTGCTGACCCGCGGCGTCGACTACGACGGCGGCTGGGCGCAGTACGCGGTCTCCAGCGCCGCCACGGTCGTCCCGATCCCGGACACCCTCTCGTTCGAGCAGGCCTGCTTCATCCCGGACGCGGTCTCCACCCCGTGGGCGGCGATCACCGCGACCGCCGGGGTCCAGCCGGCCCGCGCGGTCGGCGTGTGGGGCGTCGGCGGGCTCGGCGCGCACGCCGTCCAGCTGCTCCGGATGATCGGCGCGGCCCCGATCGTCGCGGTCGACCCGCTGCCCGGCGCCCGCGAGCGGGCCCTGCAGTTCGGCGCGGACCTGGCCCTCGACCCGGCCGACCCGGAGTTCGCGGACCTGGTCGGCGAGGCCACCGGCGGGACCGGCCTGGCGTTCGCGTTCGACTTCGCCGGGGTCGCCCCGGTGCGCGTGCAGGCGTCCCGGAGCCTGGCCCGGTGGGGCAAGCTGATCCTGGTCGGGCTCACCGACCAGCCGCTGACCATCCCGGACGGCACCCGGTTCAGCTTCCTGGAGCAGCAGGTCCGCGGGCACTACGGCTCCGGCCCGGAGAGCGTCCTCGAGCTGTTGAAGCTGGTCGCGCTGAACCGGCTGGAGTTCTCCCGGTCGGTCAGCGGGATCATGCCGCTCACCCAGGCGGCCGAGGCGGTCCGGCAGCTCGACGAGAAGGAAGGTAATCCGATCCGGTTGATCCTCGTGCCGTGA
- a CDS encoding YafY family protein → MTRPTARVLTLLELLQSGGVRTLADLSERLGVDARTVRRYVQHLVDLDIPVESVRGRYGGYRLARGHRLPPLMLGEDEALAVLLGLTGQASTAAETAAAKLRRVLPQRLDALRDALASTAPGASAPDGAILLPLAVAVRDHQPVRLDSRTFFPYGVVAHNGRWYVTGLDPSVGEQRTFRLDRISQVRGLPGSFTPPDGFDPVERVLTGFATAPYRHEIHLRIEATEAQIRRRLPPSLAVVHGGADGWLEVSMRAESLEWIPALLASVDRPFVIDSPAELRTLVAAFAARVADYATRTDR, encoded by the coding sequence GTGACCCGGCCCACCGCGCGCGTGCTGACCCTGCTCGAACTGCTGCAGTCCGGCGGGGTGCGGACCCTCGCCGACCTGTCCGAGCGGCTCGGCGTCGACGCTCGGACCGTGCGCCGCTACGTACAGCACCTGGTTGACCTGGACATTCCGGTGGAATCGGTGCGTGGGCGGTACGGCGGGTACCGGCTGGCGCGCGGGCACCGCCTCCCGCCGCTGATGCTGGGCGAGGACGAGGCGCTCGCCGTGCTGCTCGGGCTGACCGGCCAGGCGAGCACGGCGGCCGAGACGGCGGCGGCCAAGCTGCGGCGGGTCCTCCCCCAGCGGCTCGACGCGCTCCGGGACGCGCTCGCGTCGACCGCGCCGGGCGCTTCCGCGCCGGACGGCGCGATCCTTCTGCCGCTGGCGGTTGCGGTCCGCGATCACCAACCGGTCCGCCTCGATTCCAGGACCTTCTTTCCGTACGGGGTGGTCGCGCACAACGGGCGGTGGTACGTGACCGGTCTGGATCCGTCGGTCGGCGAGCAGCGGACGTTCCGGCTGGACCGGATCTCGCAGGTCCGGGGGCTGCCGGGCTCGTTCACGCCACCCGACGGCTTCGATCCGGTCGAGCGGGTGCTGACCGGGTTCGCCACGGCTCCGTACCGGCACGAGATCCACCTGCGGATCGAGGCGACCGAGGCCCAGATCCGGCGGCGGTTGCCACCGAGCCTGGCGGTCGTCCACGGCGGGGCCGACGGCTGGCTGGAGGTGTCGATGCGGGCCGAGAGCCTGGAGTGGATCCCGGCGCTGCTCGCCTCGGTCGACCGGCCGTTCGTCATCGACAGTCCCGCCGAGCTGCGAACCCTCGTCGCGGCGTTCGCCGCCCGCGTCGCCGACTACGCGACCCGGACCGATCGATGA
- a CDS encoding aldehyde dehydrogenase family protein, producing the protein MAPRVIVNPADGGAAAEVADTDPADVAAAVARARAAYLKWKDVTPGERARVLLKLADLVEEHTAELTRLEVAETGKPIPVFAEGELPFAVDNLRFFAGGARSLDGTGAGMLSSGYTSLLIRRPIGVIGAIAPWNFPLIMAVWKIGPAIAAGNAVVIKPAPQTPRSTQLLAELVERAGAPEGLVTVVTGGGDVGEALVTDPGVDMVSLTGSSETGRRVMAGAVTGLKRLHLELGGKAPALVFADADLHEMAAGVAMGATYNTGQDCTAATRVYLERSVFDDGVARLRELLGKITVGDPAAEGTDIGPMISAAQRERTHGFVTRAAAAGASVLTGGVPLDGPGFYYPPTLIVGADQASEVVQREVFGPVLVAVPFDGEDEAIRLANDTPYGLASSIWSHDVARALRVSHQLDFGVTWINDHLPIASEAPHGGVKGSGFGKDMSQQAIQEYSVTRHLMIKHAAPAPHTSFRPA; encoded by the coding sequence ATGGCACCTCGCGTGATCGTCAATCCGGCCGACGGCGGCGCAGCCGCCGAGGTCGCCGACACCGACCCGGCGGACGTCGCCGCGGCGGTGGCGCGAGCCCGGGCCGCCTACCTGAAGTGGAAAGACGTCACCCCCGGTGAGCGGGCCCGGGTGCTGCTCAAGCTCGCCGACCTGGTCGAGGAGCACACCGCGGAGCTGACCCGCCTGGAGGTCGCCGAGACGGGCAAGCCGATCCCGGTCTTCGCCGAGGGCGAGCTGCCGTTCGCGGTCGACAACCTGCGGTTCTTCGCCGGCGGCGCCCGATCCCTGGACGGGACCGGCGCCGGGATGCTGTCCAGCGGCTACACGTCGTTGCTGATCCGGCGGCCGATCGGCGTCATCGGCGCGATCGCGCCCTGGAACTTCCCGCTGATCATGGCGGTCTGGAAGATCGGGCCGGCGATCGCGGCCGGCAACGCCGTGGTGATCAAGCCGGCGCCGCAGACACCGCGCAGCACCCAGCTGCTCGCCGAGCTCGTCGAGCGGGCCGGGGCGCCGGAAGGCCTGGTCACCGTGGTGACCGGGGGCGGGGACGTGGGCGAGGCCCTGGTCACCGACCCGGGCGTGGACATGGTCAGCCTGACCGGGTCGTCGGAGACCGGGCGCCGGGTGATGGCCGGCGCGGTCACCGGGCTCAAGCGGCTGCACCTGGAGCTGGGCGGGAAGGCGCCGGCGCTGGTCTTCGCGGACGCCGACCTGCACGAGATGGCCGCCGGAGTGGCGATGGGCGCGACCTACAACACCGGGCAGGACTGCACCGCCGCGACCCGCGTCTACCTGGAGCGGAGCGTCTTCGACGACGGGGTCGCCCGGCTGCGGGAACTCCTCGGCAAGATCACGGTCGGCGATCCCGCGGCCGAGGGCACCGACATCGGGCCGATGATCTCCGCGGCCCAGCGGGAACGCACCCACGGCTTCGTGACCAGGGCGGCCGCGGCCGGCGCGTCGGTGCTGACCGGTGGGGTGCCGCTGGACGGGCCGGGGTTCTACTACCCGCCGACGCTGATCGTGGGCGCCGATCAGGCCAGCGAGGTGGTGCAGCGGGAGGTGTTCGGGCCGGTGCTGGTCGCGGTGCCGTTCGACGGCGAGGACGAGGCGATCCGGCTGGCGAACGACACGCCGTACGGCCTGGCGTCGTCGATCTGGTCGCACGACGTGGCCCGGGCCCTGCGCGTCTCGCACCAGCTGGACTTCGGCGTGACCTGGATCAACGATCATTTGCCGATCGCGTCCGAGGCGCCGCATGGTGGGGTGAAGGGCTCCGGATTCGGCAAGGACATGAGCCAGCAGGCGATCCAGGAGTACTCGGTGACCCGCCACCTGATGATCAAGCACGCCGCGCCGGCGCCCCACACCTCGTTCCGCCCGGCCTGA
- a CDS encoding response regulator, which translates to MAVGVSVGGVREAAAQVGGVREAAAPVGGARKAAAPVGGAREAAAPVSGARVLIVDDDPLVRDALRTILHDPPTTVVVGEAADGTEVAAQVDLHQPDVVLMDIRMPKMDGLAATELLRCRPDPPEVIVLTAFHVDDYVLRALRAGAIGFLLKGTPAADILRAVNRVAAGESFVSPMVLRELLKQFDDSGAAGRRVRARRMLGSLSERERSVAAAMATGGSNADIGRELFLSMPTVKQHVSSILLKLKLNSRTQIALLAHDADLTG; encoded by the coding sequence GTGGCAGTCGGAGTGTCGGTGGGCGGGGTGCGGGAAGCGGCCGCGCAGGTGGGCGGGGTGCGGGAAGCGGCCGCGCCGGTGGGCGGGGCGCGGAAGGCGGCGGCGCCGGTGGGCGGGGCGCGCGAGGCGGCGGCGCCGGTAAGTGGGGCGCGGGTGCTGATCGTGGATGACGATCCGCTGGTGCGGGATGCGTTGCGGACGATCCTGCACGATCCGCCGACGACGGTGGTGGTGGGTGAGGCGGCGGACGGGACGGAGGTGGCGGCGCAGGTCGACCTGCATCAGCCGGACGTGGTGCTGATGGACATCCGGATGCCGAAGATGGACGGGCTGGCGGCGACCGAGTTGTTGCGCTGCCGGCCGGACCCGCCTGAGGTGATCGTGCTGACCGCGTTCCATGTGGACGACTACGTGCTGCGGGCGCTGCGGGCCGGGGCGATCGGGTTCCTGCTCAAGGGCACGCCGGCGGCGGACATCCTGCGGGCCGTGAACCGGGTGGCGGCGGGTGAGTCGTTCGTGTCGCCGATGGTGTTGCGGGAACTGCTCAAGCAGTTCGACGACTCGGGTGCGGCGGGCCGGCGCGTTCGGGCGCGGCGGATGCTCGGGTCGCTGAGTGAGCGCGAGCGTTCGGTTGCGGCTGCCATGGCCACCGGGGGCTCCAACGCGGACATCGGCCGTGAGCTGTTCCTGAGCATGCCGACGGTGAAGCAGCACGTGTCGAGCATCCTGCTGAAGCTGAAGCTCAACAGCCGCACCCAGATCGCCCTGCTGGCCCACGACGCCGACCTCACCGGCTGA
- a CDS encoding DUF2625 family protein, producing MRPLSDLVDVGDPAWPEVAAAVAEAPYPVEILPADPRRADAELHQVQVTTRSWLGAVVHRTGGIVIDHGWLRVLGSGSEVRDLAALSQANEGVGGAVLVAQDVLGGQFAWTHEGVEYFAPDSLGWENLDCGYGEWLASMLGGGMTAFYETLRWPGWEREVAACGLDQAINVFPPLWTAEGKDITAASRRPIPMTEAMSLMVTA from the coding sequence GTGCGTCCGCTGAGTGATCTTGTCGATGTCGGTGACCCGGCGTGGCCGGAGGTCGCCGCGGCGGTGGCGGAAGCGCCGTACCCGGTCGAGATCCTGCCGGCCGATCCGCGGCGTGCGGATGCGGAGTTGCACCAGGTTCAGGTGACGACCCGGTCCTGGCTGGGCGCGGTGGTGCACCGGACCGGCGGCATCGTGATCGACCACGGCTGGCTGCGCGTGCTCGGCTCCGGGAGCGAGGTCCGGGACCTGGCCGCGCTCAGCCAGGCCAACGAGGGCGTGGGCGGCGCGGTCCTGGTGGCGCAGGACGTCCTCGGCGGCCAGTTCGCGTGGACCCACGAGGGCGTCGAGTACTTCGCGCCGGACAGTCTGGGCTGGGAGAACCTCGACTGCGGCTACGGCGAGTGGCTGGCCTCGATGCTCGGCGGCGGGATGACCGCCTTCTACGAGACACTGCGCTGGCCGGGCTGGGAGCGGGAGGTCGCGGCCTGTGGTCTCGACCAGGCGATCAACGTCTTCCCGCCACTCTGGACCGCGGAGGGCAAGGACATCACGGCCGCGTCGCGCCGGCCGATCCCGATGACCGAGGCGATGTCGCTGATGGTGACCGCCTGA
- a CDS encoding TIGR03564 family F420-dependent LLM class oxidoreductase: MRIGIMIGEVRGPATADDLRAQAAAADGLAAVWSAQALGWDALTALVLAAGQTPTAELGTAVVPVRQRHPLTLAGQALSAQAATGNRLTLGIGAGIGAMLTGMYGLAADRPVAYLREYLSVLRPLLRGEQVEHHGEMITAVGTAAIPGTEPPPVLLAALGERMLRLAGEAADGTVTWMAGRRTLETHVVPLITAAAASPPRIVAGLPVTVTADVDDARERIARYYGMAARVPEYRATLDREGVAGPGDVALAGDESAVARQLGLLAEAGVTDFAAAPFGTVAEQARTVRLLRAVGAPGVPDNRV, encoded by the coding sequence ATGCGGATCGGCATCATGATCGGAGAGGTGCGCGGGCCCGCCACCGCCGACGACCTGCGCGCCCAGGCCGCCGCGGCGGACGGGCTGGCCGCTGTGTGGTCGGCGCAGGCCCTGGGCTGGGACGCGCTCACCGCGCTGGTCCTCGCCGCCGGGCAGACGCCGACGGCCGAGCTGGGGACGGCCGTCGTGCCGGTCCGGCAGCGGCATCCACTGACGCTGGCCGGCCAGGCGCTCAGCGCGCAGGCCGCCACCGGCAACCGCCTGACCCTGGGGATCGGCGCCGGGATCGGGGCGATGCTGACCGGGATGTACGGGCTGGCGGCCGACCGCCCGGTGGCCTACCTGCGGGAGTACCTGTCCGTGCTGCGGCCACTGCTGCGCGGCGAGCAGGTCGAGCACCACGGCGAGATGATCACGGCGGTGGGGACGGCGGCGATCCCGGGGACCGAGCCGCCGCCGGTGCTGCTCGCGGCGCTGGGTGAGCGCATGCTGCGGCTGGCCGGCGAGGCCGCCGACGGGACGGTCACCTGGATGGCCGGGCGGCGGACCCTGGAGACGCACGTGGTGCCGCTGATCACCGCCGCGGCGGCGTCCCCGCCACGGATCGTGGCCGGGCTGCCGGTGACGGTGACCGCCGATGTGGACGACGCCCGGGAGCGGATCGCCCGGTACTACGGGATGGCCGCCCGGGTGCCCGAGTACCGGGCGACGCTCGACCGCGAGGGGGTGGCCGGGCCGGGCGACGTGGCGCTCGCCGGGGACGAGAGCGCGGTCGCGCGGCAGCTGGGACTGCTGGCCGAGGCGGGGGTGACCGACTTCGCCGCGGCTCCTTTCGGGACGGTCGCGGAACAGGCTCGGACGGTTCGGCTGCTGCGGGCGGTGGGGGCTCCGGGCGTACCCGATAATCGGGTTTGA
- a CDS encoding FAD-binding oxidoreductase: protein MTDSSLRDAAPEVFWTSRFTPEISDPVPDRATADLVVVGGGFTGLWAAVQAKQDDPDADVLLLEARHAGYGASGRNGGFLSESLTHGHGHGIARWPGEFPRLVELGRRNLAEIAKTVADHGIEADLRLVGKTTFALAPHHLGELAGLAALHERLGDRVTLLDADAARADVRSATYLGGLRIHDSGGLVDPAALVNGLTGLAERLGVRRFDRSPVLGIRRDGGGLVLRTRSGSVRAGKVLIATNAFPAPLRRIRPWVLPVYDHVLVTEPLSASQWASIGWEERQGLTDNGNQFHYYRPTADGRILWGGYDAIYHFGGRVDASYEQRDATHQLLARQFFATFPQLEGVRFTHRWGGVIDSTSRFTPIFGTAHGGRVAYAVGYTGLGVASSRFGARVALDLLRDEPSELTRLAMVRRRGIPFPPEPVRWPVVALTRHQMIRADANGGRRGAWLRLLDRFGVGFDS from the coding sequence GTGACCGATTCTTCCCTCCGGGACGCCGCTCCAGAGGTTTTCTGGACATCCCGGTTCACTCCGGAGATATCCGATCCGGTCCCCGACCGGGCCACCGCCGACCTGGTCGTCGTCGGTGGCGGCTTCACCGGACTGTGGGCTGCGGTGCAGGCCAAACAGGACGACCCGGACGCCGACGTGCTGCTGCTGGAGGCGCGGCACGCCGGCTACGGGGCGTCCGGCCGCAACGGCGGCTTCCTCAGCGAATCGCTCACCCACGGGCACGGGCACGGGATCGCCCGCTGGCCCGGCGAGTTCCCGAGACTGGTCGAGCTCGGGCGGCGGAACCTGGCCGAGATCGCCAAGACGGTCGCCGACCACGGCATCGAGGCGGACCTGCGGCTGGTCGGCAAGACCACGTTCGCGCTGGCCCCGCACCACCTCGGCGAGCTGGCCGGGCTCGCCGCGCTGCACGAGCGCCTCGGCGACCGGGTCACCCTGCTCGACGCCGACGCGGCCCGGGCCGACGTGCGGTCGGCGACCTACCTCGGCGGGCTGCGGATCCACGACTCCGGCGGGCTGGTCGACCCGGCCGCGCTGGTGAACGGGCTGACCGGGCTCGCCGAGCGGCTCGGGGTGCGGCGCTTCGACCGGTCGCCGGTGCTGGGGATCCGGCGGGACGGGGGCGGGCTGGTGCTGCGTACCCGGTCCGGCTCGGTGCGGGCCGGGAAGGTGCTGATCGCGACGAACGCGTTTCCCGCGCCGTTGCGCCGGATCCGGCCGTGGGTGCTGCCGGTGTACGACCACGTGCTGGTCACCGAGCCGCTGTCGGCGAGCCAGTGGGCGTCGATCGGGTGGGAGGAACGACAGGGGCTCACCGACAACGGGAACCAGTTCCACTACTACCGGCCAACCGCCGACGGGCGGATCCTGTGGGGCGGGTACGACGCGATCTACCACTTCGGCGGGCGGGTCGACGCGTCCTATGAACAGCGCGACGCGACCCATCAGTTGCTGGCGCGGCAGTTCTTCGCGACGTTTCCGCAGCTGGAAGGGGTGCGGTTCACCCACCGCTGGGGCGGGGTGATCGACTCGACCAGCCGGTTCACGCCGATCTTCGGGACCGCGCACGGTGGGCGGGTGGCCTACGCGGTCGGGTACACCGGGCTGGGGGTGGCGTCGTCGCGGTTCGGGGCGCGGGTGGCGCTCGACCTGCTGCGGGACGAGCCGTCCGAGCTGACCCGGTTGGCGATGGTGCGGCGGCGCGGGATCCCTTTCCCGCCGGAGCCGGTGCGCTGGCCGGTGGTGGCGCTGACCCGGCACCAGATGATCCGCGCCGACGCGAACGGCGGCCGGCGTGGCGCATGGCTGCGACTGCTCGACCGTTTCGGTGTCGGCTTCGACAGTTGA
- a CDS encoding alpha/beta fold hydrolase: MDAMSGRVTSEDGTTITFLEYGAGPGLVIVPGNNRRAHHYADLAGLLADSYRVTVIDRRGRGQSGPQGPDYSVDREVEDVLAVLAARGATWLFGHSYGGLIALHAAIARPPAALAVFDPGVSLRGSFPAGWLPRFTELVEQGKQTAAMTTFLRGTGLAPLGNAPGPVYRALAFMLLRGSDGPDTRAMMATTPREIGEVLRLDSDGSRYAAISCPTLLLGGSQTPPYLRDVLPQLARIIPHAAYEIIDGLDHNAPDLNAPDPIAGRLAGLMRRTSPV; this comes from the coding sequence ATGGATGCGATGAGCGGCAGGGTCACGTCCGAGGACGGGACGACAATCACCTTCCTTGAGTACGGCGCGGGCCCCGGACTCGTGATCGTTCCCGGCAACAATCGCCGCGCCCACCACTACGCGGACCTGGCCGGTCTGCTGGCCGACAGCTACCGGGTGACGGTGATCGACCGGCGCGGGCGCGGGCAGAGCGGGCCGCAGGGGCCGGACTACAGCGTCGACCGGGAGGTCGAGGACGTGCTCGCGGTGCTGGCCGCCCGCGGCGCGACCTGGCTGTTCGGGCACAGCTACGGCGGGCTGATCGCGCTGCACGCGGCGATCGCCCGGCCGCCGGCCGCGCTGGCCGTCTTCGACCCGGGCGTCAGCCTGCGCGGATCGTTCCCGGCCGGCTGGCTGCCGCGCTTCACCGAGCTCGTCGAGCAGGGGAAGCAGACCGCGGCGATGACCACGTTCCTGCGCGGGACCGGGCTGGCGCCGCTCGGGAACGCGCCCGGACCGGTGTATCGGGCGCTGGCGTTCATGCTGCTGCGGGGCTCGGACGGGCCGGACACCCGGGCGATGATGGCGACCACGCCGCGGGAGATCGGCGAGGTGCTGCGGCTGGACTCGGACGGTTCCCGGTACGCCGCGATCAGCTGCCCGACGCTGCTGCTCGGCGGGAGTCAGACCCCGCCGTACCTCCGCGATGTTCTTCCCCAGCTCGCACGGATCATTCCGCACGCGGCCTACGAGATCATCGACGGCCTCGACCACAACGCGCCGGACCTGAACGCCCCGGACCCGATCGCCGGACGGCTCGCCGGCCTGATGCGGCGCACCTCACCGGTCTGA